From a region of the Odoribacter splanchnicus DSM 20712 genome:
- a CDS encoding TonB-dependent receptor plug domain-containing protein produces the protein MKRKFILTSLALTFCMGMYAEQPVTVETDSMRRIDLEEVMIHATKTGALLKDLPNRVEVVTKRQIEASGINNLTDLLKNFVNVDVIEYPGYNSYFSIRGFKPTEGKYTTVLIDGVPAGTTNMATLSLGDVEQVEVLKGPFSAMYGSDAMGGVVNIVTKRNKDKLTGGIKVAAGSYQTSKGAFHVGGRIYRGLSFDASFDYTAQARNYKIGDHNLLHMSATDKAILGKDTYGIKMNGSRHSGIAGKGRIGYDFGENWSLNFTEIFFVGKDLPTGGNVWGTNGLKKKDVTRYTEKLELNGKVNNHNLFFAPHYSTAKTDTYTADTDTAYVYSGNELNTYGFTAHDNLILGKQRIAFGFDNNNEVSEITSFKARGEIKAPYQPRFRNTAWGIFLQSNLKLFKEKLDLSVGLRYDYIDFKLRKTPGLENEEKSESYNTFNPNIGAKYNIYGGMAVHASFGTAFSMTDAYQKAGEFLYSGTLTVGNPDLDPEKSRTLDAGLTFSRPELGVNFDFTYFYTWNDDLIVEEAWTDEESGQKYKTFKNADKAKKSGMEIMASYDFGRLFDSDFALKLYGNLTWMFTYQDQTKGVWNKTLSVRKQNANFGLDFLHQKGFSARLNGRFAGHRIEKNFIGDKYRPTLNDLLSESQPGYLTDKLIKHPQFMVFDFSASCPLIKNVSVGLNINNLFDENYTEKDGYNMPGRNFQVRAAMTF, from the coding sequence ATGAAAAGGAAATTTATTTTAACTTCTCTTGCCCTTACGTTCTGTATGGGCATGTATGCAGAGCAACCTGTAACTGTAGAAACCGATTCCATGCGTCGGATAGATTTGGAGGAGGTGATGATCCATGCGACTAAAACCGGAGCTTTATTGAAAGATCTTCCGAACCGGGTAGAGGTGGTGACCAAGCGGCAGATCGAAGCTTCGGGGATCAATAATCTGACGGACCTGTTGAAAAATTTTGTTAATGTGGATGTGATTGAATATCCGGGATATAATTCTTATTTCAGTATCCGGGGATTCAAACCGACAGAAGGAAAATACACGACAGTCCTGATCGATGGAGTACCGGCCGGTACTACCAATATGGCGACACTTTCTTTAGGCGATGTAGAGCAGGTGGAAGTTCTGAAAGGCCCTTTCTCCGCCATGTATGGTTCGGATGCGATGGGTGGAGTGGTGAACATCGTCACCAAACGGAATAAGGATAAACTCACCGGAGGAATCAAAGTTGCAGCCGGAAGTTATCAAACTTCCAAAGGGGCTTTTCATGTCGGTGGACGGATCTACCGGGGGCTTTCTTTCGATGCCTCTTTCGATTATACTGCTCAGGCACGAAACTATAAGATCGGAGACCATAATCTCTTGCATATGTCGGCAACGGATAAAGCTATCCTCGGTAAAGATACTTATGGTATTAAAATGAATGGCTCTCGGCATAGCGGTATCGCCGGGAAAGGCCGTATCGGTTATGATTTCGGGGAAAACTGGTCTTTGAATTTTACCGAGATTTTTTTTGTGGGTAAGGATCTGCCGACGGGAGGAAATGTCTGGGGGACTAACGGATTGAAAAAGAAAGATGTCACCCGGTATACCGAAAAATTGGAACTCAACGGAAAAGTGAATAATCATAATTTGTTTTTCGCTCCTCATTACTCTACAGCTAAGACCGATACTTATACGGCAGACACCGATACGGCTTATGTGTATTCGGGTAACGAACTGAATACTTATGGATTTACAGCACACGATAATCTGATTTTAGGCAAACAAAGAATTGCTTTCGGATTCGATAACAATAATGAAGTCAGTGAGATAACCAGTTTTAAAGCGCGTGGTGAGATTAAAGCACCTTATCAGCCCCGTTTCCGGAATACGGCTTGGGGGATATTCCTGCAGAGTAACTTGAAATTATTTAAAGAAAAATTGGACTTGTCGGTCGGATTGCGCTATGATTATATCGATTTTAAACTTCGGAAAACACCTGGTTTGGAGAATGAAGAGAAATCGGAAAGTTACAACACTTTCAATCCCAATATCGGTGCAAAATACAATATATACGGCGGTATGGCCGTCCATGCCAGTTTCGGTACAGCTTTCAGCATGACCGATGCTTATCAGAAAGCCGGAGAATTTTTGTACAGCGGTACGCTTACCGTAGGAAATCCTGATCTGGATCCTGAAAAATCCCGTACGTTGGATGCCGGTTTGACATTCAGCCGGCCGGAACTGGGGGTAAATTTTGATTTTACTTATTTTTATACGTGGAATGATGATCTGATTGTGGAAGAGGCATGGACCGATGAAGAAAGCGGACAAAAGTACAAAACGTTCAAGAATGCCGATAAAGCAAAAAAAAGTGGAATGGAAATTATGGCTTCTTATGACTTCGGCCGTCTGTTCGATAGTGACTTTGCTTTGAAGCTTTATGGAAATCTGACCTGGATGTTTACCTATCAGGATCAGACTAAAGGAGTATGGAACAAAACATTATCCGTTCGGAAACAGAATGCCAATTTCGGACTCGATTTCTTGCATCAGAAAGGATTCAGTGCGCGGCTGAACGGACGTTTTGCCGGACATCGCATCGAGAAAAACTTTATCGGTGATAAATATCGTCCGACATTGAACGATTTGTTAAGTGAAAGCCAACCCGGGTATTTAACTGATAAACTGATTAAGCATCCGCAATTTATGGTGTTCGATTTTTCGGCCTCTTGTCCGCTTATAAAGAATGTGTCGGTCGGTTTGAATATTAACAACTTATTCGATGAAAATTATACCGAAAAGGATGGTTATAATATGCCTGGGCGGAATTTTCAGGTAAGAGCTGCTATGACTTTTTGA
- a CDS encoding acetate--CoA ligase family protein, with protein sequence MINKQLLNPSSIVVVGGSDDIQKPGGKVLKNLIDGHFKGSLYVVNPKMDEVQGIKSYRDVKDLPEVDCAILAIAAKFCPSTVEMLAKQKNTRAFIILSAGFSEENAEGKALEKQIVETIDSVGGALIGPNCIGVLTTNYNGVFTTPIPKLDPKGVDFVSGSGATALFIMDAGMQKGVKFSSVFSVGNSAQLGVEEVLEYWDESFDPETSSRIKLMYVESIDKPEKLLKHASSLIRKGCRIAAIKSGGSAAGSRAASSHTGALASSDVAVEALFRKAGIVRCNGRDELATVAAIFNYPELRGKNMAIVTHAGGPAVMLTDALSDGGMEIPHLEGPKAEALLAQLFNGSSVGNPIDFLATGTAEQLGIILDACNRDFDNIDGIAVIFGSPGLFPVFDVYEVLREKIATSPKPIYPIFPSSMVVKEEIDEFVRKGGVYFPYEVNFGNALCKIYRTPAPQPAEPALPEVDRKRIRAVVDQAENGYLSPEQIHELLDAAGIARAKEGVADKEEEIVGLARQIGFPLVMKVVGPVHKSDVGGVTLNVRDEATVRSEFRRMMQIKDTHAVMLAQQLSGTEVFIGAKREDKFGHMVLCGLGGIFIEVLKDVKAGLAPIAQPEALDMIRSLKSYKIIQGVRGQEPVNEQKFAEAVSRVSMLVKVAPEIFEMDLNPLLGNKENVVAVDARIRIEK encoded by the coding sequence ATGATTAATAAACAATTGCTAAATCCTTCCAGCATTGTGGTGGTTGGAGGATCGGACGATATTCAGAAACCGGGTGGTAAGGTATTGAAGAATTTGATCGATGGACATTTTAAAGGGAGTTTATATGTGGTGAATCCGAAAATGGATGAAGTACAAGGTATCAAATCCTACCGGGACGTGAAAGATTTGCCGGAAGTGGATTGCGCTATCCTGGCCATCGCTGCCAAATTCTGTCCGTCGACGGTAGAGATGCTGGCGAAACAAAAAAATACCCGGGCATTTATCATTCTGTCTGCCGGATTTAGTGAAGAGAATGCAGAAGGGAAAGCATTGGAAAAACAAATTGTAGAAACGATCGATTCTGTCGGGGGAGCTTTGATCGGCCCGAATTGTATCGGCGTATTGACAACGAACTACAATGGGGTATTCACGACCCCTATACCGAAATTGGATCCGAAAGGAGTAGATTTCGTATCGGGCTCGGGAGCAACGGCACTTTTCATTATGGATGCCGGTATGCAGAAAGGTGTAAAATTTTCGAGTGTATTTTCAGTCGGTAATTCTGCCCAGTTAGGCGTGGAAGAGGTCCTGGAATATTGGGACGAATCTTTCGATCCCGAGACAAGTTCACGGATTAAATTGATGTATGTAGAGAGTATCGATAAACCGGAAAAATTATTGAAGCATGCTTCCTCACTGATCCGGAAAGGTTGTCGTATCGCTGCGATCAAATCAGGCGGTTCCGCTGCCGGAAGCCGTGCCGCTTCGTCGCATACCGGAGCTTTGGCCAGCTCGGATGTTGCCGTGGAAGCTTTATTCCGGAAAGCCGGTATCGTACGGTGTAACGGGCGGGATGAACTGGCCACGGTGGCAGCTATTTTTAACTATCCCGAATTGAGGGGAAAGAATATGGCTATCGTAACCCATGCCGGAGGACCGGCCGTAATGCTGACAGATGCCTTGTCGGATGGAGGAATGGAAATTCCTCATTTGGAAGGGCCGAAGGCTGAAGCATTGCTGGCACAGTTGTTTAACGGATCTTCTGTAGGTAATCCCATTGACTTTTTAGCGACGGGAACAGCTGAACAATTGGGAATTATCCTGGATGCCTGTAATCGCGATTTCGATAATATCGACGGTATTGCAGTGATCTTCGGTAGTCCCGGGCTTTTCCCCGTTTTCGATGTATATGAAGTATTGCGTGAAAAAATAGCTACTTCCCCGAAACCGATTTATCCCATATTCCCCTCTTCGATGGTGGTGAAAGAGGAAATCGACGAGTTTGTACGGAAAGGTGGCGTTTACTTCCCTTATGAAGTGAATTTTGGTAATGCTTTGTGTAAAATATACCGTACCCCTGCTCCGCAACCTGCCGAGCCCGCATTGCCGGAAGTAGACCGGAAACGGATCCGGGCAGTCGTCGATCAGGCTGAAAACGGCTATCTGTCACCTGAACAGATCCATGAATTGCTGGATGCTGCCGGTATTGCCCGGGCGAAAGAAGGTGTGGCCGATAAAGAGGAAGAAATTGTCGGTCTGGCCCGTCAGATCGGTTTCCCGTTAGTGATGAAAGTAGTAGGACCTGTCCATAAATCCGATGTCGGTGGGGTAACCCTCAACGTAAGGGACGAAGCGACGGTACGCAGCGAATTCCGTCGGATGATGCAGATCAAAGATACGCATGCCGTCATGCTGGCTCAGCAGTTGTCCGGGACCGAAGTGTTTATCGGGGCTAAACGGGAAGATAAATTCGGACATATGGTGTTGTGCGGATTAGGAGGTATCTTTATCGAGGTTTTGAAAGATGTGAAAGCAGGCTTGGCTCCGATTGCCCAACCGGAAGCTTTGGATATGATCCGTAGCTTGAAATCGTATAAAATCATTCAGGGAGTACGGGGACAAGAACCGGTGAACGAACAAAAATTCGCCGAAGCCGTGTCGAGGGTGTCCATGTTAGTGAAAGTGGCTCCTGAAATTTTTGAGATGGACCTGAATCCATTACTCGGTAATAAAGAAAATGTGGTGGCGGTGGATGCCCGTATCCGGATTGAAAAATGA
- the fbp gene encoding class 1 fructose-bisphosphatase, with product MNKVTTLNQFIIEQQAGVPQATGGFSCLLHHVGIAAKKVNREVNKAGLVDILGRAGSENVQGEDQQKLDIYANETFLSELKASGECCGVASEENQDIIVFDDGLSRDAKYIFCMDPLDGSSNIDVNVSIGTIFSVYRRKSPLGEVANIDDFLQQGCDQVAAGYVIYGSSTMLVYTAGNGVNGFTLDPSIGEFCLSHPNIKTPENGFIYSINEGNYEKFPVGVKKYIKYCQETDKKTKRPYTSRYIGSLVADFHRNLLKGGIFIYPETNSHPTGKLRLLYECNPIAFIAEQAGGLATDGGNRILDMTPENIHQRIPFYTGSKNMVTKVGEFLKFFNNI from the coding sequence ATGAATAAAGTTACAACCTTAAATCAGTTTATTATCGAACAGCAGGCAGGAGTACCTCAGGCAACAGGGGGTTTTTCTTGTTTGTTACATCACGTAGGTATTGCAGCCAAAAAAGTCAACCGGGAGGTGAATAAGGCTGGTTTAGTGGATATTCTGGGGCGTGCCGGCTCCGAGAATGTACAAGGTGAAGACCAGCAAAAACTGGACATTTATGCCAATGAGACTTTTTTGTCGGAACTGAAAGCCAGTGGTGAATGTTGCGGTGTTGCTTCAGAAGAAAATCAGGATATCATTGTTTTTGACGATGGATTGAGCCGTGATGCGAAATATATCTTTTGTATGGATCCGCTGGATGGCTCTTCGAATATCGACGTGAATGTCTCTATCGGTACTATTTTTTCTGTTTACCGCCGCAAATCTCCGCTGGGCGAAGTTGCGAATATCGATGACTTTTTACAGCAAGGTTGTGACCAGGTTGCTGCCGGTTACGTTATTTATGGCTCTTCTACGATGTTGGTATATACGGCCGGCAACGGAGTGAACGGTTTTACGCTGGACCCTTCTATCGGGGAGTTCTGTCTTTCACATCCGAATATTAAAACACCGGAAAATGGTTTTATTTATTCTATAAACGAAGGAAATTATGAGAAATTTCCGGTGGGAGTGAAAAAATATATAAAGTATTGCCAGGAAACCGATAAGAAAACCAAGCGTCCTTATACTTCGCGTTATATCGGTTCTCTGGTGGCCGATTTCCACCGGAATTTATTGAAGGGAGGTATTTTTATTTATCCCGAAACCAATAGCCATCCGACAGGAAAACTGCGTCTGTTGTACGAATGTAATCCGATTGCGTTTATTGCCGAGCAAGCCGGAGGATTGGCTACGGATGGCGGAAACCGGATATTGGACATGACCCCTGAAAATATCCACCAACGGATACCTTTTTATACCGGCTCAAAAAATATGGTCACTAAAGTAGGGGAATTTTTGAAGTTTTTCAATAATATATAA
- a CDS encoding cobaltochelatase subunit CobN, giving the protein MKGIKYYFVILSLCFGLSLTAQNKVSFLIDDGFWVGVNRSMHLLAKMHPEVAEKCQFKVFIYSNYHESDMDFFENSDLIFVALHNNGLVFKAKPQLLSALKRGAKVYALNLSHEYDAELQEWGICFDPWTLAAFKSGGENNIMNIVLKKLNKDLHFDCEYQDIEETPLSGIYNYRNKKLHTYIGSYLAERTDIDTQAPWIGLIIGRSDLTKSQYLYIDVFIRNIEEKGFNVLPVFTSQKPGHHEEQVIERFFISCDSLPRVSAVLNLGCWYNTRPEQERVVLEKLGVPVINGIILSTNQKDWEKSLVGIDIYNRSNLVAIPELAGYIEPSVAVVFDDFDHNIRIKNMIGYQMETLLGRIKNIRNLQTKPNHEKKVALIYYSYPPGKENIGASYLNVLPRSILSILQRMRQEGYDTGGQPIDSAAIFNRVMDYGRNIGSWAPAEVDKLVRKGDPVLVPMEVYKEWYDKLSLKIRTEMENKWGKPEESELMVWKDSSGKSYFVIPVVKYGNIILTPQPPRGWEDNAKSLYHDPLVPPPHQYLAYYLFLKYGFHADALVHIGTHGTHEWLPGKEAGLGPDDYPEALIMDVPNIYPYIVDNVGEGLQAKRRGQAVIIDHMTPPFDKASLNPELRDLKSGISKYYDQKSKSPISSMAQFRDLVLRIKTLGLDKDLKLDTITDQNLEDIDDYLKEIEENKTPFGLHTFGVSPDEAYTKATTEAIVSMQKDLMGKDLELFREQVQKNIAKSGKEELDAFIRALNGKYVRAGTGNDPIRNPGALPTGKNFFAFDPRLIPSRMTCRLGEQLAEELIEQYKAEHNGECPPKVTINLWAVECIRNEGTMEAQALSLLGVRPVYNASNQVVGLELIPQHELKRPRVDVVFAPSGLYRDIFPELMALLDKAVSLARSADEKDNFVREHILESEDKLKQLGVQEDSLARRIASVRLFTTPSGAYGTGVSGTVQASGTWEDEKDVAEVYFDKMSHLYGQGFWGTKVEDEYTYLPKGFSKTVFKNALSGTRVALHSRTSNLYALLDNDDMFQYLGATGLAVRTIDGKSPVVMLTNLVDPSAPGQETLEKFLGRELKTRYLNPKWVDAMVDEGYAGARFINKMVFNLWGWEATLPESVSDNDWNQIYDTYVMDKYRLDIKERFKKSGNLYAYQSILARLLETVRKGYWKADKKRVDQMLLQFNETIREAGLACNLNICNNEKLMQFISDRINDMPSLTTEEKSRYKSALDDLRHKAKTEDADSTTDGGNDKIYELQIQDDKWLFKQKQK; this is encoded by the coding sequence ATGAAAGGGATTAAGTATTATTTTGTTATTTTGTCACTTTGTTTTGGGCTATCTTTGACAGCCCAAAACAAAGTCAGTTTTCTTATCGATGACGGTTTTTGGGTCGGCGTAAACCGGAGCATGCATTTACTGGCGAAAATGCATCCGGAGGTAGCGGAGAAATGTCAGTTCAAGGTATTTATCTATTCCAACTATCACGAAAGTGATATGGATTTTTTTGAAAATTCCGATCTGATATTCGTCGCTTTGCATAATAATGGGTTGGTTTTTAAAGCTAAACCTCAGCTGTTGTCTGCTTTGAAACGCGGAGCGAAGGTTTATGCGCTTAATTTATCCCATGAATACGATGCCGAATTGCAGGAATGGGGGATCTGTTTCGATCCCTGGACATTGGCCGCTTTTAAAAGCGGAGGAGAAAACAATATCATGAATATCGTTCTGAAAAAACTGAATAAAGATTTACATTTCGATTGTGAATATCAGGATATTGAAGAAACTCCCCTTTCCGGAATATATAACTATAGAAATAAAAAATTACATACCTATATCGGTTCTTATTTAGCCGAGAGAACCGATATCGACACCCAGGCTCCCTGGATCGGATTGATTATTGGGAGAAGCGATCTGACCAAATCGCAGTATTTGTATATCGATGTATTTATCCGGAATATCGAAGAGAAAGGTTTTAATGTATTACCCGTGTTCACCTCTCAAAAACCGGGACATCACGAAGAACAGGTGATCGAACGGTTTTTTATTTCCTGTGATAGTCTTCCCCGCGTGAGTGCCGTCTTGAATCTGGGATGTTGGTATAATACAAGGCCTGAGCAGGAAAGGGTGGTGCTGGAAAAATTAGGAGTGCCGGTGATCAATGGGATTATACTGAGTACGAATCAAAAAGATTGGGAAAAATCTTTAGTCGGAATAGATATTTACAATCGGTCGAATTTGGTGGCTATACCCGAATTAGCCGGTTATATCGAACCTTCTGTTGCTGTCGTATTCGACGATTTCGATCATAATATCCGGATTAAGAATATGATCGGTTATCAGATGGAAACGCTGCTCGGGCGTATAAAGAATATCCGTAACCTGCAGACAAAGCCTAATCATGAAAAGAAAGTGGCCCTGATTTACTACAGCTATCCTCCCGGAAAAGAAAACATAGGGGCCAGCTACCTGAATGTACTTCCCCGAAGTATTTTATCTATCCTACAGAGAATGCGGCAGGAGGGGTATGATACCGGCGGGCAGCCGATCGACAGTGCTGCTATTTTTAACCGGGTGATGGACTATGGAAGGAATATCGGTTCCTGGGCTCCTGCAGAGGTGGATAAATTGGTGCGTAAAGGAGATCCTGTATTGGTACCGATGGAAGTGTACAAAGAATGGTACGATAAGTTATCGTTGAAGATTAGGACGGAAATGGAGAACAAATGGGGAAAACCCGAAGAGTCTGAACTGATGGTTTGGAAAGATTCTTCCGGGAAATCTTATTTTGTGATCCCGGTGGTGAAATACGGAAATATCATACTGACACCTCAACCTCCCCGGGGATGGGAAGACAATGCGAAGAGTTTATATCACGATCCTCTGGTTCCTCCCCCTCATCAGTATCTGGCTTATTATCTTTTTTTGAAGTATGGCTTTCACGCGGATGCACTGGTGCATATCGGTACTCACGGCACGCATGAGTGGTTGCCCGGAAAAGAAGCCGGACTCGGTCCCGATGATTATCCCGAAGCGCTGATCATGGATGTACCTAATATTTATCCGTATATTGTGGATAATGTGGGTGAAGGCCTGCAGGCGAAAAGAAGGGGACAGGCCGTGATTATCGACCACATGACTCCTCCTTTCGATAAGGCTTCTTTAAATCCGGAATTGCGGGATTTGAAAAGTGGCATATCTAAATACTATGATCAAAAAAGCAAAAGCCCGATCTCGTCGATGGCGCAATTCAGGGATCTGGTTCTTCGGATAAAAACACTCGGACTGGATAAGGATTTGAAGCTGGATACCATAACGGATCAGAATCTGGAAGATATCGACGATTATCTGAAAGAGATAGAAGAAAATAAAACCCCTTTCGGCTTGCACACTTTCGGTGTATCCCCTGATGAGGCTTATACGAAAGCGACAACGGAAGCTATTGTATCAATGCAAAAGGATTTGATGGGAAAAGATTTGGAACTTTTCAGGGAGCAGGTACAAAAGAATATCGCAAAATCGGGGAAAGAAGAATTGGATGCTTTTATCCGGGCTTTGAATGGAAAGTATGTCCGGGCAGGAACAGGAAACGACCCGATCCGGAATCCGGGTGCTCTGCCTACAGGTAAAAACTTTTTTGCTTTCGATCCGAGACTGATTCCTTCCAGAATGACTTGTCGGTTGGGAGAGCAATTGGCAGAGGAGCTGATAGAACAGTATAAGGCCGAACACAACGGGGAGTGTCCTCCTAAAGTGACCATAAATTTGTGGGCGGTGGAGTGTATCCGGAATGAAGGTACGATGGAAGCCCAGGCTTTAAGCTTACTTGGTGTGAGACCTGTTTATAATGCTTCCAATCAGGTTGTCGGTCTGGAATTGATTCCGCAGCATGAGTTGAAACGTCCGAGAGTAGATGTCGTTTTTGCTCCATCGGGATTATACAGGGATATTTTTCCCGAATTGATGGCTCTGCTGGACAAGGCAGTCAGCCTGGCCAGAAGTGCCGATGAAAAAGATAATTTTGTCCGGGAACATATCCTTGAATCTGAAGATAAGTTGAAACAACTGGGGGTTCAGGAAGATTCGCTGGCCCGGCGCATCGCTTCGGTACGTTTGTTTACGACCCCTTCGGGTGCTTATGGTACCGGGGTTAGTGGGACGGTGCAGGCTTCGGGAACCTGGGAGGATGAAAAGGACGTGGCGGAAGTTTATTTTGACAAGATGAGTCATTTGTATGGCCAGGGATTTTGGGGAACGAAAGTAGAGGACGAATATACCTATTTACCGAAAGGTTTTTCGAAAACTGTATTTAAAAATGCTTTGTCGGGCACCAGGGTGGCTTTGCACAGCAGGACTTCGAATCTGTATGCTTTGCTGGATAATGACGATATGTTTCAGTACCTCGGTGCTACCGGTTTGGCCGTTCGGACGATCGACGGGAAATCACCGGTGGTCATGCTGACGAATCTGGTCGATCCTTCGGCTCCGGGACAAGAGACACTCGAGAAATTTCTGGGACGTGAACTGAAGACCCGTTATCTGAATCCCAAATGGGTGGATGCGATGGTGGACGAGGGATATGCCGGTGCCCGTTTTATCAATAAAATGGTTTTTAATCTTTGGGGCTGGGAGGCCACATTACCGGAATCGGTTAGCGATAACGACTGGAATCAAATCTATGATACTTATGTCATGGATAAATATCGACTGGATATAAAAGAACGGTTTAAGAAGAGCGGCAATTTATATGCCTATCAGTCGATACTTGCCCGTCTGCTCGAGACGGTCAGGAAAGGATATTGGAAAGCGGATAAAAAGAGGGTGGATCAGATGTTACTTCAGTTTAATGAAACCATACGGGAAGCCGGATTAGCCTGTAATCTGAATATTTGCAACAATGAAAAACTGATGCAGTTTATTTCTGACCGGATCAATGATATGCCTTCGCTGACCACAGAGGAAAAATCCCGCTATAAATCGGCCTTGGATGATCTGAGACACAAAGCTAAAACAGAGGATGCCGATTCGACTACTGACGGAGGTAATGACAAAATTTATGAACTTCAGATTCAAGACGATAAATGGTTATTTAAACAAAAACAAAAATAA